Proteins encoded together in one Dasypus novemcinctus isolate mDasNov1 chromosome 9, mDasNov1.1.hap2, whole genome shotgun sequence window:
- the HENMT1 gene encoding small RNA 2'-O-methyltransferase, producing MEENNIQVKCNSMVDGNFEEVPSKEVIKFNPPLYRQRYQYIKDLVEQHKPKKVADLGCGDTSLLWILKFHKCIELLVGVDTDEDKLRWKEYKLCPVSGDYIKPRELTMTVTLYHGSAVERDSRLLGFDLITCIELIEHLDSNDLAKFPEVVFGFFSPAMIVISTPNSEFNPLFPAVTLRDSDHKFEWNRIQFQTWALDVAKLYNYSVEFTGLGKPPAGAENVGYCTQIGIFRKNLAKEAESCVSEQHVYKVVYTVTYPSLQQKKYRQGAVLSEVIPEVYDLRRELLQSLKQQDAGDLGDMLADPAYTEDSFECCEPELSLLEKANVEKAPKPFCVGNKFYVPLERLFALPRVKHLCVNIEMLRTLIADRVTLTSDGSAVMVDMHDEEDY from the exons ATGGAGGAAAACAACATACAGGTGAAG TGCAATAGTATGGTTGATGGAAATTTTGAAGAAGTTCCCAGCAAGGAGGTAATTAAGTTTAATCCTCCACTATACAGACAACGTTACCAGTACATTAAAGATTTAGTGGAGCAACATAAACCTAAGAAG GTTGCAGACTTGGGTTGTGGTGATACTTCGCTCTTATGGATACTTAAATTCCACAAGTGCATTGAACTGCTTGTTGGAGTAGATACCGATGAGGATAAATTACGATGGAAAGA GTATAAATTGTGTCCTGTCAGTGGGGATTATATAAAACCTAGGGAACTGACCATGACCGTTACCTTGTATCATGGGTCTGCTGTGGAGAGAGACTCTCGTTTGCTTGGATTTGACTTGATAACGTGTATTGAATT AATAGAACATTTGGATTCAAACGATCTGGCCAAATTTCCAGAAGTCGTATTTGGGTTCTTCTCTCCAGCCATGATCGTCATCAGCACACCAAACTCTGAATTCAATCCCCTGTTTCCAGCGGTGACCTTAAGAGATTCAGATCACAAATTTGAGTGGAACAGAATACAGTTTCAGACATG GGCTTTAGATGTGGCAAAGCTCTACAATTACTCAGTGGAATTTACTGGCCTGGGGAAACCTCCAGCTGGAGCTGAGAATGTTGGCTACTGTACCCAGATAGGGATCTTCAGGAAAAACCTAGCAAAGGAGGCTGAATCCTGCGTTTCAGAGCAGCATGTTTATAAAGTG GTTTATACAGTCACATATCCAAGTTTACAGCAAAAAAAGTACCGCCAGGGTGCGGTGCTGAGTGAAGTGATTCCCGAGGTCTACGACCTGCGGAGGGAGCTCCTGCAGAGCCTGAAGCAGCAGGACGCCGGGGATCTCGGGGATATGCTGGCTGACCCTGCCTACACAGAGGACTCCTTCGAATGCTGCGAACCAGAACTTTCGCTGTTGGAAAAGGCCAACGTAGAGAAGGCTCCCAAACCCTTCTGTGTTGGAAATAAGTTTTATGTACCCCTGGAAAGACTTTTTGCCTTGCCCAGAGTGAAACACTTGTGTGTGAACATAGAGATGCTGAGAACTCTGATTGCTGACCGGGTGACACTGACCAGCGACGGCTCTGCCGTGATGGTGGACATGCATGACGAGGAGGATTACTGA